The Deltaproteobacteria bacterium DNA segment TTCAAGGTTTATGTTTATGCCTAAAGCATTGAGTAGATCTGCACTGCCGCATCTGCTGGATACTGCCCTGTTTCCGTGTTTTGCCACATAAACACCGGCTCCTGCTACTATAAAAGCGCAGGCTGTAGAAATATTAAATGTGCCTTTCTCATCACCACCCGTACCGCAGGTATCTATGGCATTCTCTCTTATCTCATCGTCTAAATTTAGATGTATAGCCACCTCGTCCATTATCTCTACCACAGCTGCAATCTCTTCTGCCGTTTCCTCTCGCATTCGCAAGGCTGTAAGGAAAGAGGCCATTTCTGCCTCTGTTTTCCTTTCCCCAAGATAATCTTTCAAAAACGATTTTATCTCCTCCTTTTTCACACTTTCTCTCTGTACCAATTTACTCAGCATTATTTTGCCTCCTCTAAAAAATTATAGATTAACATTTCGCCGTATTTTGTAAGAATAGACTCCGGGTGAAACTGCACCCCATACACGGGAAAATTTCTATGCTTGATAGACATAATCTCTTCATCTTCACTCGCCGCTAAAATTTCTAACTCTAAAGGAAAATTCTCCCTGCTTACAGAAAGAGAGTGATACCTGATAGCAACAAATGGAGAGGGTATATTTTTAAAAATGTATTTACCCGCATGATAGATAAGAGATGCCTTTCCATGCACAATTCTCTTCGCTCTTACAATCTTTCCTCCAAAGCTATAGACAATTACCTGATGACCCAAGCACACCCCAAATATAGGTTTTGTTTTGTAAAACCTCCTCACTACATCCACACTAATGCCTGCATTCTCCGGCACAGAAGGCCCGGGAGAGATGAATACAGCTTCGCTTTTTTCTACCCACCGAATGTAATCTTTTTCATCGTTGGGAATAACATCCACACCTTTCTTCATTCCCTTTAAAAGATGAACCAGGTTGTAAGTAAAAGAATCATAATTATCTAT contains these protein-coding regions:
- a CDS encoding aminodeoxychorismate/anthranilate synthase component II, with protein sequence MILMIDNYDSFTYNLVHLLKGMKKGVDVIPNDEKDYIRWVEKSEAVFISPGPSVPENAGISVDVVRRFYKTKPIFGVCLGHQVIVYSFGGKIVRAKRIVHGKASLIYHAGKYIFKNIPSPFVAIRYHSLSVSRENFPLELEILAASEDEEIMSIKHRNFPVYGVQFHPESILTKYGEMLIYNFLEEAK